TCCCCGTATATCTTGCCGCGAAACGCATCTCAAAGTTAAGTACAATTTAAAGGGAAGTGTAGAAAGATTGTGAAATACAATTTGGCAAGAAGCATGTTTCAAAAACGTGATGGTATGTTTCCCGGGTAAtcattagaattttaaaaatctgtTTAAACTAAAAGCTTCGAGAATGGGAACATAGTTCCCGAAACTCGGTTagctaaataaaataaatttggtacAAATTAAAAGCGCGTTTTTACTCAGAAAAGTTGTTTTCCTCGTCTTGTGAAAGAACCTAATGACTTAGAAATTTCTGTTAAccgtaagttttttttttctatatataaGAAAACGATAACGAGTTAAATAgtaggtttaaaaaaaattgtggagcAAGCGCTTCCACTACTCTTAAATTCTGAAATTAAAGATATTGGTGGTAAATATTATAAAGCGAAGCTACTACTCGAAGAAAGTTTGCTCCGCTCGCGTTATATCGcgttttataataaataaaataattctgtTTTGTGTTAAAGTCTTTTCTTGGACTTAGCGGCGATGAAAGCATATCTATTCTCTGTTTCACATTGACCAATTACTTTCAacataatttgattaaaaatttctctttgattcctttttttattgggGATAAAGAACTTTTCAATTTAGGATctagaaaattagaaaattaaaagattAAAAAGTTATGCTAAGATGAAACCGCACACGGAATGTGCACAcgttgaaaacaaattaaatttttctcataCACAcctaaaataaatatttccacACTACAGCAGAGTAcacctcgtgtcataattgcATATCTAGGGCATAATGAAGCATTATTTACACAAGGAAACGTGAAACGATCTGACAATAGCATGGGTTGAAACAACTTATCAGTCAATCTAACTGTTTTCATTGAGCTGCTAAAAGAATTCCGAAATTTATGCCCAATGAATGATAAGAATATTAACAATCTTACTGCTCTTCTCTTTTTCCTTTTCTTAATATCCTTTATTTTGGCAATAtactttcaaaaatattcatgGTATCACCTGCAACACATAATATCCATTCATTCTAAAACACATATTTGTGATGCAACCATTGTATGACACGGAAATATTCTACTATATTGattaatcaaaatgaaaatcgtttttatttaacaaataaaaatgttgctcTCTGTGACCCATTAAACTGCATTctcgttttgtttgttttatttatcttAATTCGAAAAGAACATTCTGTTCCATCGTTTATCATCACTGAATcaacaataataattgatGCAATATGGAACGATAGACATTGTTGCAGTGTTGTAATGACACCAAATGACCCAAAACAAAGTGGAATGATAAAATGAATCAGGTGTCGCATCTGAAACCATtaggcgaaaaaaaaacatttttcctaaACAAAAAtcggaatgaaaaatttgtttgagtgATGTTCATCTGTGCATTTAAATAAACCGTTGATGCACCAATATATCGGATagaaggaaaatatttgtcaGCCAAATTTTGTGTATAGGGTATGAGCCAAAAGAATGCGCCAGCCAAAACAGTCATCATTTCGACGTTTCTGTAACATATTAACAGATATTCGGAATAAataattcgaaataaaattttattttgttgtttctatGAGGAGGAGAGTGTTAAGTTAAGAGTTTTGACATCCATTTTAACACTTCGGATTTATAGCCCATCATATTATTTAAGCTACAATAACTCTGGAATAGCAGAAAATTTGTATATACAATGGCGGTGACCCAAATTTATggcaattcaattttttggacaaaaatatgtaaacaaTAAAACGAGCGAgagaaaaacataaacaaataaatgcaGTTTTTAAAACCCATATTGCTCAATCCGCTTCGTCCGACacgcattttcatttttttaaacaattattttttttcgttaaaaattttattgacaaaataataaacgaaaatttttggttAAGTGTTGTGCAATAAAGTCGGTTAATTTATATATCGAAGGAGTCGGAATTCAGTTAAAATGCGTGctataaaaatgcattttaatctcgattttaattaaattttcgtgttcggaaaattcaataaaagaaCAACAATGTTTGCGAAAGAACAGAACGATTCAACAGTGGATTTGAATTCGAATTCGTGAAAAATAGTCTCGAGCATAGCATACAACATTTGAAACGAAGAGAGTCCTGAAACTATAAATTCGTCAAACCAATCCGGGATAATGCAATCACGGGGTAAGATTTCAAATTCCTCTGAATTCGGGTCGTTATGAAATTCCTGTATACGGGCAAAGTGATCCAGTATACAGTACAAATTGGAACAAAAGTTATACGATTACAAACTAGCTTTAATTCCACATTtcgtagaacaaatttttgttaaaaagacTTATCAACCAACTTTtactaacaaatttgttttagaTGTTGTGTTGCTGGCACTATGTAGATATTACGTTTCTACAAGACAACTTTTACAAGAAATTTACTAACAATGGCTTTCGTTTTGAGCTATTTTTCCGGAGAGATTAGAATATTGAGCTGTTTGTCCAAGAGTCAAAATAGAGGAGTCGCATTtcttcttaaaaattaaaaataaaaatgtttgggTCAGGAACGCGTTGGTTAGTTAAATCGGTAAAAAAGATATGCACCATATATCCGAGTTGCActctaagagtaattatacctcgAGAGGAaacgaaatgtggtcccgacatcagtttgtataagatgcACATTTCGCTTTTGATAGTACAATTCCCCCTCtaaattaagagggcaaacacataccaataaacatttcgtatttaatgTTGGGACCCtctattttacgtaattttacatgctacatgcgtcgaaaaccgtacttttcatgttttaagcacttctttcgacgccctcagcatgtaaaatccattacataactcgggataaaaatgaaaagtctcgttttggtgtgtttgttgacatcggcttcgcctcggatcaacaaaattcacacgaaaactctacttttcatctttttatccctagtcatgtaaaatactattgttcaaaatttcctctctaggtatgaTTACTCTTAGGTTGCACTaaccaatttcattttacatttcatttattttcgaaaaaattaagttttacaCATTTGTATGTACCGTGaagcagttttttttaacaattcgCAAGGATAAAATTTGCAACAACTCTAAGAAAAAGTATGAGTCCGCTATTTTGACCATATAAACAACTTTTTCGCAACGAGTGACGAAAAGTGGAACtgtccgttgcctttattgcgaaaaactcgatgataaatgcttttttaggcacacgatgtgtattgtcacattCTACGGCCTATGGCCTCGGGTGACAAtcttcacatctagtgcctaaaaaagcactAGTCACTCGGTTGTACAAATAGGTATCTCAGCTCAATATCCTACTCTTCCCGGGAAATGAATATACCTGACGTACATATCACTGATATGATATGAGTTTATTAAacgatttcgaaaaatgttggtTCTGACACGAATTGTTCAGAAAATTAAGACTTTTTGTAGAAATGTCACCTCTGCATGAGGTGAAGTCGTGGATGAAGTTCACATTTCagaatcatttgttatcgactgAAGCGAAAGAAGTAGACGATGACCTACGGGTAATGTGGCCTCATATAGAAACattattgttaaaacaaatgaagtacaggATTCTTCATCAAAAACAAGGTAATACTTTCAccgaaagaagtaacagagTCAATTATAGAGGAATTATGGCGGAGTCAATATTATTCCACGAAACGCTTTCCGTTTCTGTAAGGTTTAAGATGTGCATTTGCGTTCTGAACGATTAAAAATCCTCGAAAACGTAGGAACGATAAATAAAAGGACGTCAATTCAGCACAATTTGAGTACTTGAACAATGTGCATTCAATTAAAACACTTGTAATGCTTTAACGCATCTCACAAGTGTTTGCAGCATTTTCACACTTCATCAACCacttaaaaaatttctaacgATCACAATCGTTCGACGAACAATTCGTTTTGTaggtaaatttgaatttttggaacTGGAGCGATTTATTGTTCAGGTTTCTAATAATTTCTGTGTTCAGACCAATTTACtcggaaaaacattttgcttcagctgtcGTGTGTTATACAATTATCggttaaaaaagaaaagtgtaagagaaaagaaaggaaaagtaCACGGGCAAGCGAACTGTTTGTagtaaaaatgtaagaaattcATTCATGTTTATTTGGTCTGGTGTCATAAAtattaatgaaattcaaatataaataaattctggCAGCTTTTCCACATTAttaattctgaatttcttGGTACAATATGTCATTAATGCGAATTTTGATGTGAGAGTGGAAACGATTAAAAATTGgctggaaaattgatttaataatTAGAATTCGTTCCATTTGGATCTAGTCATTTTTGCATGAATTTAGCGATATTTTTGCTGATTCAGATCAGATCTTCATTTAAGTGAATATTTCTACTGGATTTTACTGTAGTATGGTGCAAGGCCTAATAATTCCGGCTTATTCTATTGAAAATCTacagaaattctaaaattatttctagaattttttgaacatttttctataaaataggccctgcctgGTATAGtgaatcaaattgaaaatgcatcTAAGTTCTTTGGTCtcatttctgaatattttttgaaggaCAGTAGTTAAAATTACAACGCTtaaacaaaactaaaatttccaagaatctgttacttcttttgctcAAAGTATCTCCGAGTGTTTGAAACataatcttgtacttcatttgttttaacatttatgtTTCCATTTTCTATATGAAATTGCAAGACAATTGAATCACTACGGTTCGATGTTCTGTTTCTGTTAATGCGGACCGCAGATGGTCATTGtttcaaactcaaaatcaAAGTATTGAAATCGTAGAATACTTCGACTTGTCCTTGTTCCCTCTGTGTCTAAACTCCGAACGAGATTACGTGTTGAATATAGAACAAAGAAACAGATTCGGTTACTATTAATGACATTATTGCCGTTGGTAAGAGGTTATCGGCTTCaactgaaaatcaaattagcaAAACTTTATTGCAAACGGACATTGCATTTAATGCAAACGGAACACTTTGTATGCAGGGTTAAAGAAATCATATAAAATGCTAACCATTCTCATGTGACCACAAATCACGTCACGATGGAGCTATTTTCAATTCGGCGAACTTGTCTGAGACATTTCAGTTCAAcggaatttttttctctctctgaCCGTAATCTTCGAAATATATCCAAACATTTATGTTACAGCAAAGCCCACCGATATCAAAAATTTCTGCTCAGGTATTTAGATCAATGAAACGTCCCCAAACACATGAACTTGTACACATTAGCGAGACTACGAAATAGTgacagtgaaataaatgtgTTAACGTAAACGGCGCCcattaaacattttccactaacgaaaaaagaatctttagcagaaataaaattttattaattttttatagGCGAAAATATTGTTGATCTCCAATTTCTCGTATACATCCATACACTATATGGTTCGTTTATACATATCATAATGCCATACAGCGATATCTTGTTTTATTGTCGCAAGTCGCAAGcttataattatttattaagcgaataaatttataataaaatgtacaGCACACTCGTCTGGTTATTAATaatgaattcatttaaattaaaagaaaaataaaaaatcttggCATAAGTTTCGCCTTCATAATTACTGTGCCGAAAGATAAGAAtacattttacaataattattattatgtgtAGATCACCAGCCGGTTGAGtgacaatttaattattttatagaaATGTAGGTAGAAGGTGTTCGCAGTTCTGTATTACGCttacacattttattgaacaatCACAACAACGGCATGTACACAATTTGTACGGTAGGCAGTATATGACTTATAAAAAAAGGGTTCTGGAATTTCAAATGTAAACATTCAGGACAcaatatttcaaacaaatgCAGTAATAATTCAGCATTCTTGTTCATGTGTGGATTTGGatgatgattttatttatactgacaacaaataaataaataaataaacaaagttTCGCGTTGCGACTGGTTGACTTATTTATACTGCCTATTCTTATCTGGGTTGGTATGCAAAGAATGCAATTCGACGGAATTATTACAATTATCTGAATAAATCTTGTTGACACGGTATGTATAGAATAAGTacatattgaaattgaaatgggGAATCCCTGGTTGatttattcaataatttcCATCGAAATCATTTCCCATATTGTGAAAGTCTTAGATTAGGAGCTGGTACCCAATGATATCAATCAAATTTAGGCAACAATGAAACCTATGGAATGTACACCAATAATGGCACAGTTCGTTGGATGGGTCTGAGCACTAACCAAGCATCGGTTGGTCCCAATGACGTCTGTTGTTCCGCTTCAAGcgcttcacaaaaaaatttaaaaaataatggGAATGGGACAGTTATTGGTGAAGCAGGTATCCAGAGTACCGAGAGTTGAAATAGACCAATCCATAGGGTCTCCTAGACATGTATgaataattttccaataacTGTCCCATttccttttagatttttgtgtgaagtggCTGAAGTGAAACCCAAGGCGAAACCACAGATGTCATTGGAACCAACAGATGCGTGTTTCGTACTCGGGAGCCGAGTACCCACATCCGGAATGACTGTTTGttgattgaataaattgaaggAGATTTCTGTCCCGTTTGTATCTCATGATATGATAATAGGGAACGTCTTATTGTCGAACTTATCCTTGCTCTTTTCGTTTCCGTTTTTGTTTGGATTTTCTGTTTAGAAAATCTGACGTTTCctaattttattaatagtCATTAATTCTATATATAGTGAGAATCTGATGCTTTGGGATTCCGATCACAAATTTCTAAGGCTAAAGCCACTTCGGATATGGAAAAGTTGAGAAAAGAGATGACTTTGGCACTGTGTCGTTTGACTTAATAGTTTCTTTAGTTCCTTCAGACCGACGCTTTTGATTGAAGTGTTTTCTAATGTTAGACATGTCCCAACTCTTTTTGTAATTTACCACATACGGTTTCTTACAAAGAGGACACATAAACTGACACGAATATAGATGGCCATCAACAGAAGAACGGTCGAAACCAATTATATTTTGTTCGCCGATGTCATTATCTTCTACTTTCACGCCTGTCTCCCGTGCACATCTCTTCACTTTGCTTATTAAGACCACTTTTAACGAATGGATTGTTGTCGTACCTACACATTTGCTTCCCCCTGATATTTTTTCACCAAAggaaatcttctttttttctagAGCCGAAGACGATTTCACCGGATTCAATCCACGAGAGGaaactttctttttctttggaGCCGAAGACGATTTCACCAGGCTCGATTCATGTGAGGAAGTCCTCTTTTTCTTTGGAGCCGAAGACGATTTCGACGACAACTTATCCATCTCCTCTTTCAAGTCTTCGCAAATTCCAGGAATGGACAGAATAATATCTCTATGAGCCGGCTTGAACTTGAAGGAATCTTGTTTGACTTTGTATTTGTCGCAGTATCTTTGCGTAGCTCTTGGATTATTACTCAAATCCTGTTCCATTGGACGTATTGATCCACTGACAATGTTGAATAACGATTGGAATGAATCGTAAGCACATTCTGTTAACAAGTCCTTCAGATATAGCGAGAATATTTCGCCATACGTAGATTCCAATTTTGCCCAAACTGAAGATATCGGCACAGATTCGTACAACGACTATATGGAGTGAATTACACATAATTGCGGGATTTAGTAACACTTTAAAATGAACTAAGTTCTTACCATTGTTTTTTCCAGAGAAAATTTGAGCAAAGTTTTGACGAACTTGTCACTCTTGAACGTAAATTTTGAATACTTGTGATCGATTTAATATTCGTATCAGAATGAAGTCACTTCCACAAAAGATAAAACTTATCTGAGAAAATTAGAGGTGTGCGGGTCGTCGATGTTTTAAATGCCTTTGGCGGTTTGATCTGTTTAAAGGTGGACGTTTTAAAAAGCCAACCTAACCTAATCTCTGTGAAGAGTGAACTCGACtcaactcaaaaaaaaaacttctaaaaacCAGACGCAACCTAGTTAAACATCTTGACTGTGTTAAATCTACTTTAGAATGTCCACAAATAACGCTTGTTTCTTTCGTCCCTCCTCCACGTGAATACTATCATCTGTCTTTaaaacagaataaaaaaagCTGAACCCAGTCCGGGCGGTCAGGGTGTTTTTTTATTGACCTGCACATCTCTACAGCCAATCAAAATGGTCGATTGTTAATGCGAAAATTCTTTATCTGCTAGCACACCTCTGGAGCTAATCAAAATGTTCGATTATATATATACAGAAATCGTTATCTGCTAGCCTGATTTCCGTTTTGGTTAATTGGTTAGTTTCGTACTTGGTTGACGATGAATTGAGATTAACCTATCACATAcgactattcatctgttatcgataacgacgacgaAAATAATAGCAAGCTCTGGGTAACATGGTCCTTCAtaaagtaaaatgcatgttaaaaacattgaagtacaagatttgaaatcaacagattgaaaatactttgatcgattgaagtaatagaccagaaaataataatggtcatatgcttgccgtctgtaacaggttaacggTTTAAGACTTATAGCCGTCAAatcaaataatgtttttcagaaacggctaatcatctgttatcgataacaatgATACAAGTAAGTAATGGCCTCTGAGTGATTTGGCTTTATGTAGTGAAATTAGTGGTACAACAAATGAagagtaaaagatttcgtatcaAACACGATactgattgaaattttaaagaaaggcTAGACGTTACACTCAGAAAGGTCTGGTCACCTTACGACCATTCCAAATTTACATACAACCTGAAAATACTAAgagaacattttgttttttttaaatttcaaaatagtcAAAATTGGGAATCAGCAataccacagcactgctcctagcatgaacactgagttgagtcaaatttggaggctttagtgataagagctaccgcttctgattgattgtattgtatAGTATGTTTTAACTGATTTCgatgaaaacaaattcatctatctttacaaaagaaacgcagtgtgtactgtgatttcatcagtctccaaaaaatttctttgttcatgctagaagcagtgctgtggtacTACTGATGTGCTATTTCACCTAAATATTCTATTCATTTATCTTGGCTGGTTTgatgaagaaattaaaaaaaaagaaagaaatcttATGTTTGGAGCATCATCCGAGTATGACTCACTCCCCAATCCactgaaaatgattttataaaattttcattatttcccGTATACTACAGAATTTAAGCTAAAATACATCCGAATTCTGAATATTTATTTAGTAGCGCTGTCCTGGAAGCGTTCACATAACACGTTAGCAAgcatacacaaaaaatagCAATAGCAAAAGCCAAGCGAGTTCTCAAGTTCTTATGTAATAAGTGAACGATGCTTGGTGACTTATAATAATCTCGACATCTACACCAGTGTATGATGGTTTTATTAACACACAAGATTTCCATCGTGATATTTGGGTATACAGAGAATTCGGGGAATGTCGGAGATTGATTGACGTGAGGAGTTTGAGAGAGAGATTTTTTATCCCACCACGGGGTCCTCTATCTTAGACCACAAGATCATTTAAAAACTCATCAGTCACTAAATTTTCGACATTCCACTGGATACAGATCTCCATCGAATGAATTCAATATTTGAGCTAAGAAAAATTCGAATCCGAATCATATTGCAGCGTTTCAGTAATTTTTCGACAATcgattaataaattattattgttaaaCACTACTAATCTAACCGATAACTGGtcagataaaaaattatttaatgaaatacTTCACTCTATCGCTAAAGCTCTAAATCGCTAATTGATAATTCGGAAAAATTGATTCCATATTCTTGCTACAAATAACGATTATGAAGCTCAATTGTTTATTACTGTTGCGCCGGCCATGGAGCAGGTTTCCAAGCAATCATTTGAGGATATAAATTTGGGAGAATTAGGAGTTAATCAGGCCTTTCTAAATATAACCTCGTATCATTCCGCTAAATTATGGATGTACACGTTGTCAGAAGATTGTGTGCGAGTAAGTTACCGGATTTTCGATAAGAAATTCGTCTGAGATCAATGGATATTGAGTCAAATTGTGTTTAGTGtccatttacaaaatttcgagaaatcgCAGCGTCGAGTCAAGAGTTAGTGAAATTTGGTGCCTCTCGTTCTTTGGAGTGGAAATTCCTTGATGAGGACCATGGACGGTATGCATTTGGTAATGAGTAAGTGTTTCCTAAAAGAGACTTCGTAATTAGACTAAAGGCAATATTAGAGGGTGCTTTGTCAGCGATCGaactttacaaaaatgtttttcttaaatacatttttgcagAACAATATTTTGTGCAATAAAACCGACAAATATTGGACCACGTGGAGTTTACAATATAGACATACATGCAGGCCATTGCAGTTATGACGTCAGGCTGAATCCCGTAAACTATAATTTGTGTAATGCCTCAAATCACTTGGAGGCTGTGCctaatttttatcatttttgtttcgttcatGTTTTCAGCTGTTCTCTACGCATTGTTAATCCTAGCTGCTGTACTTGCTGCTGTATACACTAGCAATTACATTTACAGGCGATACAAACGGACAAGACAATCGGTATTGACTGAATCAGATGAATCGGAAAAGCCTAAACCGACGAAGGCTCGAGTTCGTAGTTTAGATGTCTTCAGAGGGTAAACGGATTAGAAAATTAGGTTTTGATCTTTGGTTAAAAGTTGTTTTTTACAATAGGGTAGCCATCGTAGTAATGATCTTTGTTAACAGTGGCGGCGGATCGGTCTGGTGGATGGAGGTATGATATAAGACGAGGAGcagataaaaaaacaaaatcctttTGCACTCAAAAGGAAATCCTCTGCGCCTCGATTAAGAGAATAATTCTTTTCGGGAACGAGAAGTGTATCCGTGACTAGATTGAGGGCACATAGGGcagtaatatttattttgagagcgtaaataattattttatgaagTAATGACAGAAAAAGATAGATAAAACGTTAatccctcgcttcgctcgtttgaaaacttcacatctagtgacaatAAACAACATCGTTTCGCAACTTGA
This region of Bradysia coprophila strain Holo2 chromosome IV, BU_Bcop_v1, whole genome shotgun sequence genomic DNA includes:
- the LOC119066703 gene encoding uncharacterized protein LOC119066703 isoform X1, encoding MSLYESVPISSVWAKLESTYGEIFSLYLKDLLTECAYDSFQSLFNIVSGSIRPMEQDLSNNPRATQRYCDKYKVKQDSFKFKPAHRDIILSIPGICEDLKEEMDKLSSKSSSAPKKKRTSSHESSLVKSSSAPKKKKVSSRGLNPVKSSSALEKKKISFGEKISGGSKCVGTTTIHSLKVVLISKVKRCARETGVKVEDNDIGEQNIIGFDRSSVDGHLYSCQFMCPLCKKPYVVNYKKSWDMSNIRKHFNQKRRSEGTKETIKSNDTVPKSSLFSTFPYPKWL
- the LOC119066703 gene encoding uncharacterized protein LOC119066703 isoform X2 is translated as MSLYESVPISSVWAKLESTYGEIFSLYLKDLLTECAYDSFQSLFNIVSGSIRPMEQDLSNNPRATQRYCDKYKVKQDSFKFKPAHRDIILSIPGICEDLKEEMDKLSSKSSSAPKKKRTSSHESSLVKSSSAPKKKKVSSRGLNPVKSSSALEKKKISFGEKISGGSKCVGTTTIHSLKVVLISKVKRCARETGVKVEDNDIGEQNIIGFDRSSVDGHLYSCQFMCPLCKKPYVVNYKKSWDMSNIRKHFNQKRRSEGTKETIKSNDTVPKFFF